The Ziziphus jujuba cultivar Dongzao chromosome 5, ASM3175591v1 genome segment GCCGTTCAGTGCCGGCATAAGATGGAGAAGCTCCGGAAACGGTACCGGACCGAGATCCAGCGTGCCCGATCCATGCCCGTCTCTAGATTCGTCACGTCATGGGTCCACTTCGTGCGCATGGATTCGATGGAGAAGGGTCCGAAGGCTGCGAAGCCCGAGAATTCCGATAGTGCCGGCGAGGACGACGATCACGACAACGATGACGAAGAGGACGATCAGGAATTGTACGACGAATTGAAATATGGGTCTCACACGAAGAGCATGAATAGGTTATACAGAAACGGAATTGGGGGTAGTGGTGGGGGTTCGAATTCTAGTAGTAGTGGGTTTAGGATCAGAATCCCAACTGGGGTTAGTATAGCTCAGCCTGGAAATAAGAACTATGTCAAGGTTGATTCGAAGTTTGGGTTGAACCAGAATAGCAATTCTAATTCCGTGCCTAATTTTGGGGTGGCTGCGAAAGTTTTGAGAGATTGCGGTTCGGGAAAACCTGGCGTACTGGGGAAGAGGGAAAAGGACCCAGTAACCGAAATGGTGAATGCTATTAAGGTTTTGGGAGATGGTTTTGTGAGGATGGAGCAGATGAAGATGGAGATGGCGAGAGAGATCGAAACAATGAGgatggatatggagatgaaacGGACAGAAATGATATTGGAGTCGCAGCAGAGGATTGTGGAAGCTTTTGCCAAAGCAGTctcggagaagaagaagaagacaaagagAATGCCATCGCCGGAGTCTTAGATAATAATTGCCATTGAAGATTAGATAGgcctcttttattttattcattcccaaatgggtttttcttattttgttgtgttttatttggCACAACTGAGAATTCCCCAAAAGGCTGTTGGATGTAAAGCTTATGGGTTTGGTCCTTTTTTTATGTCTTCTGTAATCTGAGTTTTAGCGGTTCTAATGTCATGATTAGTACTGTGCTTTTGTTCCACTGTTTCTACTATCGAACAATGGTGTAGTTGATCAGTTTAATTTCTGTTTTTGGTATGAATGTAGAATGTAGATTAATCTGAACTTAGAAGTTCTAATTTCCTGTTTAGCACTCTGATTTTATTCGATTGTTTCTACTttcttttggtgttttttttttgtggggagATCGAACAATTTTGTGGTTGATCGGTTTAACTTGTACTTTGGTATGAATGTAGAATGTAGATTAATTTAGATAGTTGCATCATTGGAAATTATTTAGCTCAGTTTGCTACTGTGTGTATTTTTGTTCCTAGTATTGGCCAAAAGAGCAAAGTAGATTTAGATGTTGaggtctccttttgctgcattACTTGGTTATCTCTCTGT includes the following:
- the LOC132803812 gene encoding protein FIP2, producing MASPPSSPPDSSPVTPVGPPQALPLALPAPPQAQLPAQPQLPQAPPSTTSSRRLPPPCWSHDETVALIDSYRDKWYSLRRGNLKATHWQEVADAVARRCPAATPPKTAVQCRHKMEKLRKRYRTEIQRARSMPVSRFVTSWVHFVRMDSMEKGPKAAKPENSDSAGEDDDHDNDDEEDDQELYDELKYGSHTKSMNRLYRNGIGGSGGGSNSSSSGFRIRIPTGVSIAQPGNKNYVKVDSKFGLNQNSNSNSVPNFGVAAKVLRDCGSGKPGVLGKREKDPVTEMVNAIKVLGDGFVRMEQMKMEMAREIETMRMDMEMKRTEMILESQQRIVEAFAKAVSEKKKKTKRMPSPES